A window of Aerococcus urinae contains these coding sequences:
- the malQ gene encoding 4-alpha-glucanotransferase — translation MTRASGVLLPISSLANAEGIGSLGKSAYQFVDFLAAAGQSYWQILPLGPTSYGDSPYQSFSAFAGNTNFIDLKTLVDWGLIEADDYQGVDWGNNPEQIDYAKVFYHKRPILEKAVASFLKQADSDPDYQTFVQDNQDWLQPFAEFMAVKEYYDLSPISDWPEAIRLKDEEAVEAILVQEKNSLNYHYVSQYFFFKQWFALKDYANQKGIYLIGDIPIYVASDSVEVWQTPRYFKLNQSGQPQVVAGCPPDAFSSDGQLWGNPIYDWETMAKDNYQWWIKRIQASLNLYDMVRIDHFRGFEAYWEIPASAPTAASGKWVKGPGLDLFLAIKEALGSVNIIAENLGFLTQEVADLLEVTGFPGMHVMQFGFSGEDSSDLPHNFNKNSVAYVGTHDNQTALGWYLGQDAASRYYIDAYCGRQKAESVAEMLNRSLAASCSQTVIYTMQDLLNLDDQARINIPSTLGGNWQWRMSATALTYSLVKDLYSLTRLYHRLPIVKNFP, via the coding sequence ATGACACGTGCAAGCGGTGTGCTCTTACCCATATCTTCCTTGGCTAACGCAGAAGGCATTGGCAGCTTAGGAAAGTCCGCCTATCAATTTGTGGACTTCTTAGCCGCAGCCGGGCAAAGCTATTGGCAAATCCTGCCGCTAGGCCCAACCAGCTATGGAGATTCCCCCTACCAATCCTTTTCTGCCTTTGCCGGTAACACCAATTTCATTGACTTAAAAACACTAGTCGATTGGGGTTTAATTGAAGCCGACGACTATCAAGGCGTCGACTGGGGCAATAATCCCGAACAGATTGACTATGCCAAAGTCTTTTATCATAAACGCCCCATCCTAGAAAAGGCCGTCGCTAGCTTTCTTAAGCAAGCCGACAGCGATCCTGATTACCAGACCTTTGTCCAAGATAATCAGGACTGGCTGCAGCCCTTCGCTGAATTTATGGCGGTAAAAGAATATTATGACCTAAGCCCAATTAGCGACTGGCCTGAAGCCATCCGTTTAAAAGATGAAGAGGCCGTAGAGGCAATCCTAGTCCAAGAAAAAAATAGCCTCAATTATCACTATGTCAGTCAATATTTCTTCTTTAAGCAATGGTTTGCCCTCAAGGACTACGCCAATCAAAAAGGCATTTACCTAATTGGGGATATTCCCATTTATGTGGCTAGTGATAGTGTGGAGGTGTGGCAAACGCCTCGTTATTTCAAGCTTAACCAAAGTGGACAGCCCCAAGTAGTCGCGGGTTGTCCTCCAGACGCCTTTTCTTCTGATGGACAATTATGGGGAAATCCGATCTATGATTGGGAGACAATGGCTAAGGACAATTATCAGTGGTGGATTAAACGGATCCAAGCCAGCCTTAATCTCTATGACATGGTAAGAATTGATCATTTTCGGGGCTTTGAAGCCTATTGGGAGATACCAGCTAGCGCTCCAACTGCAGCCAGTGGCAAATGGGTCAAAGGCCCAGGCCTTGACTTGTTCCTAGCCATCAAGGAAGCCCTAGGATCTGTCAACATTATCGCAGAAAACTTGGGCTTTCTGACCCAGGAAGTTGCTGATTTACTAGAAGTCACCGGTTTTCCCGGTATGCATGTGATGCAATTTGGCTTTTCTGGTGAAGATTCTTCTGACCTCCCCCACAATTTCAATAAAAATTCCGTTGCCTATGTCGGGACCCATGACAACCAAACTGCCCTGGGCTGGTATTTAGGCCAAGACGCTGCCAGCCGCTACTATATTGATGCCTATTGTGGGCGTCAGAAAGCGGAGAGTGTCGCAGAAATGTTAAACCGAAGCCTAGCCGCCTCTTGCAGTCAAACAGTCATCTATACCATGCAAGACCTCTTAAATCTTGATGACCAGGCCCGGATAAATATCCCCTCCACCTTAGGAGGCAACTGGCAATGGCGGATGTCAGCTACCGCCTTAACGTACAGCTTGGTCAAGGACCTCTATAGCCTGACCAGACTCTACCACCGCTTACCCATAGTTAAAAATTTTCCTTAA
- the pepV gene encoding dipeptidase PepV has translation MTINWQEEVAKVKDDYLNDLYTLLRIPSYREDDKATEEVPLGPGPKAALDAFLAMVDRDGFTSKNVANMAGRFEFGQGDEILGIIGHLDVVPVDDSWETDPFEPTLIDGKLYARGVSDDKGPMLAAYYALKIIRDLDLPVSKKVHFIVGTDEESEWKGLTRYLETEPLPDFGFSPDAEFPIINGEKGMYSITLKFPALEGAIESFESGIRENMVPGDADAVIKGFDLEDVQAAAEEFQAKQPVSLTVEASADNKIHLHLHGRVSHGAFPEAGENAATYLALFLKNLSSDLEGNSYISFIANLLHQDFKGQKTGIDHHDEVMGDLSLNPGVFGAKDGQQFVTLNIRFPQGQSFEQLDKSFSQLGDQFGFAQETGTSNKVPHYVPGDDPLVETLLEVYEEHTGMEGHEVVIGGGTYGRLMERGVAFGAEFPDEVSTMHEPNEVQRVDRLLLTMAIYADAIYRLIK, from the coding sequence ATGACGATTAATTGGCAAGAAGAAGTTGCTAAAGTAAAAGACGACTATCTTAACGATTTATATACTTTACTGAGAATTCCTAGCTACCGTGAAGACGATAAGGCGACGGAAGAAGTACCGCTAGGCCCTGGTCCCAAGGCAGCCTTAGATGCTTTCTTAGCTATGGTTGACCGTGACGGTTTTACCAGTAAGAATGTGGCTAACATGGCAGGGCGCTTTGAATTTGGCCAAGGCGATGAAATTTTGGGGATTATTGGCCACCTCGATGTGGTTCCTGTCGACGATTCTTGGGAAACTGATCCTTTTGAACCAACCCTCATTGATGGTAAACTCTATGCCCGCGGGGTAAGCGATGACAAGGGCCCAATGCTAGCAGCCTACTACGCCTTAAAAATTATCCGTGACTTAGATTTACCTGTATCGAAGAAAGTTCACTTTATTGTCGGAACGGATGAAGAAAGTGAATGGAAGGGCTTGACCCGTTACCTGGAAACCGAACCCCTACCTGACTTTGGCTTTTCACCAGATGCTGAATTTCCGATTATTAATGGGGAAAAAGGAATGTATTCCATTACCTTGAAATTCCCTGCCTTAGAAGGGGCGATTGAGTCCTTTGAATCTGGTATTCGGGAAAATATGGTCCCAGGGGATGCCGATGCGGTCATCAAGGGCTTTGACCTTGAAGACGTCCAAGCAGCTGCTGAAGAATTCCAAGCTAAACAACCGGTTAGCTTGACAGTGGAAGCTAGCGCTGATAATAAGATCCACCTCCACCTACATGGTCGGGTATCACATGGGGCCTTCCCTGAAGCTGGAGAGAATGCGGCGACTTACCTGGCTCTATTCTTAAAGAACCTATCCAGTGATTTAGAAGGCAATTCCTATATTAGCTTCATTGCTAACCTCTTGCACCAAGACTTCAAGGGGCAAAAGACCGGGATTGACCATCATGATGAAGTGATGGGAGACTTATCTTTAAATCCAGGTGTCTTTGGTGCCAAGGATGGTCAACAATTTGTGACCTTGAATATCCGTTTCCCTCAAGGGCAAAGTTTTGAACAATTGGATAAATCCTTTAGTCAATTAGGTGACCAATTTGGCTTCGCTCAAGAAACTGGGACTTCTAACAAAGTGCCTCACTATGTTCCTGGGGATGACCCACTTGTTGAAACCCTCTTAGAGGTTTATGAAGAACATACTGGTATGGAAGGCCATGAAGTTGTTATTGGCGGGGGAACTTACGGCCGTTTAATGGAACGGGGCGTTGCCTTTGGGGCTGAATTCCCAGATGAAGTGTCTACTATGCATGAGCCTAATGAAGTTCAACGCGTTGATCGTCTCCTCTTAACCATGGCGATTTATGCGGATGCGATTTACCGCTTGATCAAGTAA
- a CDS encoding pyridoxamine kinase, with the protein MKNILIVHDISCYGKCSSTVALPILAMMELAGTLLPTSLLSTHTGPGFEGYTYLDLSDEMAKIVNHWQSFGLTFDAVYVGYLGSIDQIDFLIEKLPQLVKAGGKIYLDPVMADQGKFYPGFDEAYAKAMRKLCDIADVIMPNQTEAAFIYDLPYQEGLAGYQSAKDLAALINQNSDQPTSLVLTGVGYDGEQQTGAYYYDADNETEGLIQADFVGGLFHGTGDIFASIFVGARENGATLKASTALAVETLPKILQASIDNPNIHQDGLDFEKACPDLNRFVQDLKTK; encoded by the coding sequence ATGAAGAATATTTTAATCGTCCATGATATTTCCTGCTACGGGAAGTGTTCTTCAACAGTTGCCTTGCCTATCTTAGCCATGATGGAATTAGCGGGGACTTTACTACCTACTTCGCTCTTGTCAACCCACACGGGGCCTGGTTTTGAAGGCTATACTTATCTAGACCTCAGTGATGAAATGGCTAAGATTGTCAATCACTGGCAATCATTTGGTTTAACATTTGATGCGGTTTATGTCGGTTATTTAGGGAGTATTGACCAAATTGACTTCTTAATTGAGAAATTACCCCAGTTAGTCAAGGCTGGTGGGAAAATTTACCTGGATCCAGTCATGGCTGACCAGGGCAAGTTTTATCCCGGCTTTGATGAAGCCTATGCCAAGGCCATGCGCAAACTATGTGATATTGCTGATGTGATCATGCCCAATCAAACCGAGGCAGCCTTTATCTATGACTTACCCTATCAAGAGGGCCTGGCGGGTTATCAAAGCGCTAAAGACTTAGCCGCTTTAATCAACCAGAACAGTGACCAGCCGACTTCACTAGTCCTTACAGGGGTAGGTTATGATGGGGAACAGCAGACCGGGGCCTACTACTATGACGCTGACAATGAGACTGAGGGCTTGATTCAGGCTGATTTTGTCGGCGGACTTTTCCATGGAACCGGTGATATCTTTGCTTCAATATTCGTTGGTGCCCGTGAAAATGGGGCCACTCTAAAAGCAAGTACCGCCTTAGCTGTGGAAACTCTGCCCAAAATTCTCCAAGCCTCTATCGATAATCCCAATATTCACCAAGATGGCCTAGACTTCGAAAAAGCCTGTCCCGACCTTAACCGTTTTGTTCAGGATTTAAAAACTAAATAA
- a CDS encoding amino acid ABC transporter permease: protein MDFGFIINILPALLKTLPLTLFVFVVALVGSLLLAVIVASLQVKKIPIVDPLLRIYTSFMRSTPGIIHLFVAYYGIPFVLRPFHISLGTNSQVTAAIIALVAYNGAFMAEIIRPAYLAVGQDQKEAALSLGMTASQRNWRIIFPQIIPIALPSLTTAVIDLLKDTSLLFLIGLVDLMGQAEIIIANNYGLYQVEVYFAIALIYWAMSSLLILISKLVENRYAMIWRKED, encoded by the coding sequence ATGGATTTTGGATTTATTATTAATATACTCCCCGCCCTCCTAAAGACCTTGCCGCTAACCTTGTTTGTCTTTGTAGTTGCCTTAGTTGGTTCCCTATTACTGGCTGTTATTGTGGCCAGTTTACAGGTGAAAAAGATTCCGATAGTCGATCCGCTCTTAAGGATATACACATCCTTTATGCGATCGACCCCAGGGATTATCCACCTTTTCGTGGCCTATTATGGGATACCATTTGTTTTGCGTCCCTTTCATATCTCACTAGGGACCAATAGCCAGGTGACGGCAGCTATTATAGCCTTGGTGGCTTATAATGGGGCCTTTATGGCTGAAATTATCCGCCCCGCCTATCTGGCTGTCGGCCAAGACCAAAAAGAGGCGGCCCTGAGTTTGGGGATGACTGCCAGTCAAAGGAATTGGCGGATTATTTTCCCACAAATTATCCCCATCGCCTTGCCGTCGCTAACGACAGCTGTGATCGATTTGTTAAAGGATACTTCCTTACTTTTCCTTATCGGTTTAGTTGACCTGATGGGACAGGCAGAAATTATTATTGCCAATAACTACGGTCTTTACCAGGTGGAAGTCTACTTTGCTATTGCCCTCATTTATTGGGCCATGTCATCACTATTGATCTTAATCAGTAAGTTAGTGGAAAACCGTTACGCTATGATTTGGAGAAAGGAGGACTAG
- a CDS encoding putative polysaccharide biosynthesis protein: MNDNERSQSILQDQQSKEKLNEGSAWMSIASVVSRILGVLYIIPWMHWIGDPQVGTEANALYGIGYNYYSIFLAVAIAGVPAAISKQMTNYMARGQYQTSKRLFKSGTIMMLATGIVSALALYFLAPFLAQGKPARNVEDVILVIRSLVPALTLIPLLSILRGYFQAYLEMKPSAISQVTEQFARVIYMLATVYLIRVVMDGSVAKAVSHSTFAAFIGAVMAIMTLAFYYFKNRGKYALPAGHVDSDYVSTRTLLFEIVRIAIPFVITGSIIEMVNLIDMNTFMPIMQRVSDLGKGQLIYEYGVFNANARRVIQIIISFATAISSTTVPVVTDAYTREVAKFQTRSAYDNYLKPVFDHTCDVVLHSIHLFTLVMVPAAIGLAVLAAPVYQLLYGINDPLGEFYLQISCVMAIPMGLFYVLVMTLQSMDQQKKAIFGIVLGLGIKLLVQFPLLAVCGSQGAMYASILAFIFMCAFYLVCIHKRIQFSFSDLAGRIWPALKVILIMGLISEVTYQILHWIIPEPNKLGAFLMIIIVALLGIWAYLIGLIKSQQLEIILGQDKTQKLRQFLHL, from the coding sequence ATGAATGATAATGAGAGGAGCCAGTCTATTCTTCAGGACCAGCAATCCAAGGAGAAACTCAATGAAGGTTCGGCTTGGATGTCAATTGCAAGTGTGGTCTCTAGAATTCTTGGCGTCTTATATATAATTCCCTGGATGCATTGGATTGGAGACCCACAAGTTGGTACCGAAGCCAATGCCCTCTATGGGATTGGTTATAATTATTACTCAATATTCTTAGCCGTAGCTATCGCCGGGGTGCCAGCCGCGATCTCTAAGCAAATGACCAACTATATGGCTAGGGGCCAATACCAAACCAGCAAGCGACTCTTTAAAAGTGGGACTATCATGATGTTAGCAACCGGGATTGTAAGTGCCCTGGCGCTTTATTTCCTGGCTCCCTTTCTAGCCCAGGGAAAGCCGGCGCGAAACGTAGAAGATGTTATCTTAGTCATCCGCTCCTTAGTGCCTGCCTTGACCTTGATTCCCTTGCTATCGATTTTGCGGGGTTATTTTCAGGCCTACTTAGAAATGAAGCCCAGTGCGATTTCCCAGGTTACTGAGCAGTTTGCCCGCGTCATTTATATGTTGGCGACGGTTTATCTGATTCGTGTGGTCATGGATGGCAGTGTCGCTAAGGCGGTCAGTCACTCCACCTTTGCTGCCTTTATTGGCGCAGTCATGGCGATTATGACTTTAGCCTTTTATTACTTCAAAAACCGAGGCAAATATGCGCTTCCCGCTGGCCATGTGGACAGTGATTATGTATCCACCCGGACGCTCTTATTTGAGATAGTCCGCATAGCGATTCCCTTTGTGATTACGGGCTCGATCATCGAAATGGTCAACCTCATTGATATGAATACCTTCATGCCAATCATGCAAAGGGTGAGTGACTTAGGGAAAGGACAGTTAATTTATGAATATGGGGTATTTAATGCTAATGCCCGCCGTGTGATTCAAATTATTATTTCTTTTGCCACGGCAATTTCCTCAACTACTGTTCCGGTGGTGACTGATGCTTATACTCGAGAAGTGGCTAAGTTCCAGACTCGGTCGGCTTATGATAACTACCTGAAACCCGTTTTTGACCACACCTGTGACGTGGTCTTACACAGTATCCATCTCTTCACCTTAGTGATGGTGCCAGCAGCCATTGGCCTAGCTGTTCTCGCTGCCCCAGTCTATCAATTGCTTTACGGAATAAATGACCCCTTGGGTGAATTTTACTTACAAATTTCTTGTGTGATGGCTATTCCTATGGGGCTTTTCTATGTTTTAGTGATGACCTTACAGTCTATGGACCAACAGAAAAAAGCCATCTTTGGGATTGTTTTAGGCCTAGGAATTAAATTGTTGGTCCAGTTTCCGCTCCTGGCGGTTTGTGGCAGCCAAGGGGCCATGTATGCTTCAATACTGGCCTTTATCTTTATGTGTGCCTTTTACCTAGTATGTATTCATAAGCGGATCCAGTTTAGCTTTTCTGACTTAGCTGGACGGATCTGGCCGGCCTTAAAAGTGATCTTGATTATGGGATTAATAAGTGAAGTGACTTATCAAATCCTCCATTGGATTATTCCGGAACCCAATAAGTTAGGGGCTTTCCTGATGATTATCATTGTCGCTCTACTAGGGATTTGGGCCTATTTAATTGGCCTCATCAAGTCGCAACAGCTAGAAATTATTCTTGGACAAGATAAAACGCAAAAATTACGTCAGTTTCTACATTTATAG
- a CDS encoding amino acid ABC transporter ATP-binding protein, producing MLRLENIHKTFADKEVLKGIDLTVNDGEVVAIIGPSGTGKTTLLRTINFLDPADHGSIQLNDLTVAVDQATKQEITEIRRRTAMVFQNYSLFKNKTVLENVTEGLITVQGKSAEMAERIAKAELDQVGMLDHLDKYPSQLSGGQAQRVGIARAVALKPEILLLDEPTSSLDPERSAELLKILQEIARTGVTMLITTHEMDFAKYVSSQVVFMENGEIVESGSPQQIFSAAKETRTRDFVNKIQHPFLTESEEND from the coding sequence TTGCTGCGTCTAGAGAATATTCATAAAACTTTCGCTGATAAGGAAGTTTTAAAGGGGATTGACTTAACCGTCAATGACGGAGAGGTCGTTGCTATTATCGGCCCTAGTGGTACCGGTAAAACGACTCTTTTAAGAACTATTAATTTCCTTGATCCCGCTGACCATGGAAGTATCCAGCTCAATGACCTGACTGTGGCAGTTGACCAAGCCACTAAGCAAGAGATTACTGAAATCCGCCGACGGACGGCTATGGTTTTTCAAAATTATAGCCTCTTTAAAAATAAAACCGTTTTAGAGAATGTGACAGAAGGTTTAATTACCGTCCAAGGCAAGAGTGCTGAAATGGCTGAAAGAATTGCCAAGGCAGAATTAGACCAGGTGGGCATGCTGGACCATTTAGATAAGTATCCTAGCCAGTTATCAGGAGGACAGGCCCAGCGCGTAGGAATTGCCCGGGCAGTGGCTCTAAAACCCGAAATTTTACTTTTAGATGAACCAACCTCGTCATTGGATCCGGAACGGTCAGCAGAATTGCTGAAGATTCTACAAGAGATTGCCCGGACCGGGGTGACGATGTTGATTACTACCCATGAAATGGATTTTGCTAAATACGTTTCTTCCCAGGTTGTTTTTATGGAAAATGGTGAAATCGTTGAATCGGGAAGTCCCCAACAGATTTTTTCAGCAGCTAAGGAAACCCGGACGCGAGATTTTGTTAATAAGATCCAACATCCCTTTTTAACCGAAAGTGAGGAGAATGACTAA
- a CDS encoding transporter substrate-binding domain-containing protein, producing the protein MKTLKTLIIVLAGLFLAACGNSQGGSESGAQTVTVAVENASKPLSFTDEKGNLTGYEVELIQALDEAMPEYDINIESVDSEAAQVGLETGQYDFIGGGLYKNPEREAMYLFPEKHTGASVIEIYKRADDNSIQSLDDLTDKKVHPVTPNGGIFNLLTAYNEAHPDNQIDIQLGESGSFAERFQAVDKGDSDAVVMPSNLGADQIIEELGLNVNTADQPVQVKATYFMIAPDREDLKEALDKAIQQLADEGKLQELSEKWYGKNIFDYEISEEK; encoded by the coding sequence ATGAAAACATTAAAGACTTTAATCATTGTACTAGCGGGACTCTTTTTAGCAGCCTGCGGGAATAGCCAAGGTGGATCCGAATCCGGAGCCCAAACCGTGACTGTTGCGGTTGAGAACGCTTCAAAGCCCTTATCTTTTACCGATGAAAAGGGGAATTTAACCGGATATGAAGTGGAACTGATCCAAGCCTTAGATGAAGCCATGCCTGAATATGACATTAATATTGAAAGTGTTGACTCTGAAGCTGCCCAAGTCGGTTTGGAAACGGGACAATATGATTTTATCGGTGGAGGACTCTATAAGAATCCTGAACGTGAAGCCATGTATCTCTTTCCAGAAAAACATACTGGAGCTAGTGTGATTGAAATTTATAAACGCGCTGATGATAATTCTATTCAAAGTTTAGACGACTTAACAGATAAGAAGGTCCACCCGGTAACACCGAATGGGGGAATCTTTAACTTATTAACTGCTTATAATGAAGCTCACCCTGACAATCAAATTGATATTCAATTGGGTGAATCTGGCTCTTTTGCGGAACGTTTCCAAGCAGTTGACAAGGGCGATTCCGATGCTGTTGTGATGCCGTCCAACCTGGGCGCTGATCAAATTATCGAAGAGTTAGGCTTAAATGTGAATACAGCTGACCAACCGGTTCAAGTCAAAGCCACTTACTTTATGATTGCCCCTGACCGGGAAGATTTAAAAGAAGCTCTGGATAAGGCGATCCAACAACTAGCGGATGAAGGTAAATTACAAGAACTATCAGAGAAATGGTATGGAAAGAATATTTTCGACTATGAAATCAGTGAAGAAAAATAA
- a CDS encoding uroporphyrinogen decarboxylase family protein, whose translation MTNKKKLLKAFMAKQAKGYTPFSAWTHYPEIDRNPQAISRVSYDFARQYDLDFIKTMSNGMYTVEDYGVDLDFSDIAKGGVAQVKTTPIHSYQDWREVPDLGVDQAPAFQRELEHLERLVELTKGDIPVVVTVHSPLTTANKLCQGQVDQYIEADGEGYLLQALERLTRPTIEFVQLALSKGADGVYLASQMASHDKLSPQAYQKYGVPFDLKIIEAADAAWLNTMHIHGTNIMFDLIKDYPLPIINWHIGESKPELREGIQETAKFIMGGLRREAITQADWSTLEDQVAQAKAINQADNRILLTPGCVIRQPFSKETLARLRDLIRS comes from the coding sequence ATGACAAACAAGAAAAAACTCTTAAAAGCCTTTATGGCTAAGCAGGCCAAGGGCTATACGCCTTTTTCGGCTTGGACCCATTATCCTGAAATTGACCGAAATCCTCAGGCGATCAGTCGAGTAAGTTATGACTTTGCCCGCCAATATGACTTAGATTTTATTAAAACTATGAGCAATGGCATGTACACAGTGGAAGACTATGGGGTCGACCTCGATTTTTCTGACATTGCCAAGGGCGGGGTAGCCCAGGTCAAAACCACCCCTATCCATTCCTATCAGGATTGGCGTGAGGTTCCTGATTTAGGTGTTGACCAGGCGCCGGCTTTTCAAAGAGAGTTGGAACACTTGGAGCGCTTAGTGGAGCTGACCAAGGGAGATATTCCTGTTGTAGTCACTGTCCATAGCCCCTTAACTACGGCTAATAAGCTATGTCAGGGTCAGGTTGACCAATACATTGAAGCAGATGGGGAAGGCTACCTCTTACAAGCCTTAGAACGCTTGACACGGCCGACTATTGAATTTGTTCAATTGGCGCTCTCTAAGGGGGCAGACGGGGTTTATCTGGCCAGTCAAATGGCTTCCCATGATAAGCTAAGCCCTCAAGCCTACCAAAAATATGGGGTTCCCTTTGACTTGAAAATTATTGAAGCAGCGGATGCTGCCTGGTTAAACACCATGCATATTCACGGAACTAATATTATGTTTGACCTCATTAAGGATTACCCGCTTCCAATTATTAATTGGCATATCGGTGAGTCTAAACCCGAACTAAGGGAAGGCATCCAAGAGACCGCTAAATTCATTATGGGTGGTTTACGACGGGAAGCTATTACCCAAGCGGATTGGTCAACACTGGAAGACCAGGTAGCACAAGCCAAGGCCATTAATCAAGCAGACAACCGTATACTCTTAACGCCAGGCTGTGTAATCAGACAGCCTTTTTCCAAAGAGACTTTAGCACGGCTTAGAGATTTAATCAGAAGCTAG
- a CDS encoding amino acid ABC transporter permease: MRFDLNILWDTILVVLQAVPRVLLLALIVLILGIGLGSLIALVRRRRIPIVDHLLEIFISYMRGVPLIVHLFIIRYSLPDLATSFMNLLGFGMEPSDFPNILLIIVAFTLLEAAIESENIRGALNAVSKDQVEAALSIGMTKKQSLQRIVFPQALTVAIPLFLNAYLKAIKIQSLAFTVGVVDILTQARFAAALSYHYLESYLAAALVYWLICGLLQVVFDHLSQKLSFEKGV, translated from the coding sequence ATGCGCTTTGATCTTAATATTTTATGGGATACTATTTTAGTTGTCTTACAGGCAGTTCCCCGGGTCCTCTTATTAGCCCTGATTGTCTTAATCTTAGGGATTGGCTTAGGGTCTTTAATTGCCTTAGTTCGGCGTCGGCGAATTCCGATTGTTGACCACTTATTAGAAATTTTTATTTCCTATATGCGGGGCGTCCCCCTAATTGTTCATTTATTTATTATCCGCTATAGCTTACCGGACCTGGCGACTAGTTTTATGAACCTGCTGGGCTTTGGTATGGAACCTAGCGATTTCCCCAATATCCTGCTCATTATTGTTGCCTTTACCTTATTAGAAGCGGCCATTGAATCGGAAAATATCCGTGGCGCCCTCAATGCGGTCAGTAAGGACCAAGTGGAGGCGGCCTTATCTATCGGAATGACAAAAAAGCAAAGCCTGCAAAGGATAGTCTTTCCCCAAGCCTTAACAGTTGCCATTCCACTCTTTTTAAACGCTTATTTGAAGGCCATAAAAATTCAGTCCCTGGCCTTCACTGTGGGTGTGGTTGACATTCTTACTCAAGCCCGCTTTGCAGCCGCCTTGTCCTACCATTATCTAGAATCTTACCTGGCAGCAGCCCTCGTTTATTGGTTAATTTGTGGCCTCTTGCAGGTCGTATTTGACCACTTGAGTCAGAAGCTTTCATTTGAGAAAGGAGTCTAG